One segment of Novipirellula artificiosorum DNA contains the following:
- a CDS encoding putative manganese-dependent inorganic diphosphatase: MTIYVFGHRNPDTDSICSAIAYADFLKRTTRPDAVAASCGAPNQRTEFALRKAHLTHPRIIMDIRPELEDVCQRSVIAARHDDAFFEVYQLMKQHSLRAIPVLDDDERLVGIVSLLDLLELVFQGGVDPLHSREVCSNLSKVASVLGGRLAHAVEPDRTDDFILTVGAMSAEGFTTRLKGFPSERLLVVSGDRPTIQLPALEMGARALVVTGGFELSSGLMQLAQARGVSVIISPYDTATTTMRIKAARLVDSVIERDFVTLPAKLPVCTARQQIVRAPQTVFPVLDNGKLIGVISKSDLVNPPKPEIVLVDHNELSQAVNGAEDADIAEVLDHHRLGGSLRSSDPIRFTLEPVGSTCTLVARKFRQAQMSPSPAVALCMASGIISDTLYLRSPTTTEIDRDLLEWLQQFCELDLEAYANEFFEVGSALRSCTPDEVVREDCKEFHEANSRFSISQIEEIGFDLFWQRKDELAKALANLASEHSLDFSALLVTNIASNGSLLLMSRQPEGWDDINYPELEENLYELEEVVSRKKQLLPLIISLLDSAPAEEPG; encoded by the coding sequence ATGACGATTTACGTCTTCGGACATCGCAATCCTGACACCGATTCGATTTGCAGCGCGATTGCGTACGCGGACTTTCTAAAACGGACGACGCGCCCCGATGCGGTCGCTGCCAGTTGCGGGGCGCCGAACCAACGGACCGAGTTCGCGCTCCGCAAAGCGCATTTAACGCATCCCCGAATCATCATGGATATCCGCCCCGAATTGGAGGATGTTTGCCAACGGTCCGTGATCGCTGCACGGCATGATGACGCGTTTTTCGAAGTCTATCAGTTGATGAAGCAGCATTCCCTGCGTGCAATCCCCGTGCTGGATGACGACGAACGGTTGGTCGGCATCGTTTCGCTTTTGGATCTGTTGGAGCTCGTGTTTCAGGGGGGCGTCGATCCGCTGCATTCACGTGAGGTCTGCAGCAACCTCAGTAAAGTCGCGTCGGTACTTGGCGGCAGGTTGGCGCACGCCGTTGAACCCGACCGCACCGACGATTTTATCCTGACCGTCGGCGCGATGAGCGCCGAAGGGTTTACCACTCGGTTGAAAGGTTTTCCCTCCGAGCGGTTGCTGGTCGTCAGCGGAGATCGACCAACGATCCAACTGCCTGCACTGGAGATGGGAGCCAGGGCCCTCGTGGTCACCGGCGGTTTTGAGCTGTCCAGCGGCTTGATGCAACTCGCACAAGCTCGCGGCGTTTCGGTGATCATCAGTCCGTATGATACCGCGACGACCACGATGCGAATCAAAGCTGCAAGATTGGTCGATTCGGTCATCGAGCGGGATTTTGTCACGTTGCCCGCCAAGCTGCCCGTTTGTACGGCCCGACAACAGATCGTTCGCGCACCTCAAACCGTTTTCCCTGTACTCGATAACGGAAAACTGATTGGCGTGATCAGCAAGAGCGACTTGGTCAATCCACCCAAACCAGAGATTGTCTTGGTTGACCACAATGAATTGTCACAAGCGGTCAATGGAGCCGAGGACGCCGATATCGCCGAAGTGCTTGACCATCACCGCCTCGGTGGATCGCTGAGATCGTCGGATCCGATTCGCTTCACGCTCGAACCGGTTGGGTCAACCTGTACGTTGGTGGCTCGCAAATTCCGCCAAGCACAAATGTCCCCTTCCCCCGCGGTCGCGTTGTGCATGGCGTCGGGAATCATTAGCGACACCTTGTATCTGCGGTCGCCCACAACCACCGAGATCGACCGAGATCTCCTAGAGTGGCTCCAGCAGTTTTGTGAATTGGATTTGGAAGCCTACGCGAATGAATTCTTCGAAGTCGGTTCCGCTCTACGGTCTTGCACGCCCGACGAAGTGGTGCGTGAAGATTGCAAGGAATTCCATGAGGCGAATAGCCGATTCTCGATTTCTCAAATTGAAGAAATTGGCTTTGATTTGTTCTGGCAACGCAAAGACGAACTCGCAAAGGCGCTTGCAAATTTGGCTTCCGAGCACAGCCTTGATTTCTCGGCACTGTTGGTGACCAACATTGCCAGCAACGGCAGCCTGCTGCTGATGAGCCGACAACCGGAGGGTTGGGACGACATCAATTACCCCGAACTCGAAGAGAATCTCTACGAACTCGAAGAAGTGGTCAGCCGTAAAAAGCAACTCTTGCCGCTGATCATCAGCCTACTCGACTCTGCTCCTGCGGAAGAACCGGGCTAA
- a CDS encoding flavoprotein → MTTGSRAILLAIGGGIAAYKSAVVCSRLVQSGNDLRTAMTGSATRFVGPTTFAALSGKPVAMDSFDSNQQPLGGHIECSRDLDLMIVAPATANLLSKFANGLADDLVSTLYLQVECPVLLAPAMSASMWGKPSVQRNIATLRRDGCHVVGPDTGWLSCRVRGEGRMSEPEAIIEAARTILEA, encoded by the coding sequence ATGACCACCGGCAGTCGCGCCATTTTGTTGGCTATCGGTGGCGGGATTGCCGCCTACAAATCCGCGGTGGTGTGCAGCCGATTGGTGCAGTCCGGAAACGATTTGCGGACTGCCATGACCGGTTCTGCGACCCGGTTCGTCGGCCCCACGACGTTTGCTGCCTTGTCCGGTAAACCGGTGGCGATGGATTCGTTCGACAGCAACCAGCAGCCTTTAGGCGGCCACATTGAATGCAGCCGAGACTTGGATTTGATGATTGTCGCCCCCGCCACCGCGAACTTGCTTTCCAAATTCGCCAACGGTCTGGCGGACGATTTGGTCAGCACGCTGTATTTGCAAGTCGAGTGTCCCGTGCTATTGGCTCCTGCGATGAGTGCTTCCATGTGGGGGAAACCATCGGTGCAGCGTAACATCGCTACACTGCGGCGCGATGGCTGTCACGTCGTGGGTCCCGATACCGGATGGCTAAGTTGCCGGGTAAGGGGCGAGGGCCGAATGAGCGAACCGGAAGCCATCATTGAGGCAGCACGAACGATCCTGGAAGCATAG
- a CDS encoding DNA-directed RNA polymerase subunit omega, with protein sequence MLEELKEEEIVNKVGGRFKLSTLIQKRLVQLNQGSRALVNVDTHDKMSIVLQEIVQDKIVLNMDNEVQSLEELTAAAEASSDGPDLDASDL encoded by the coding sequence ATGCTCGAAGAGCTAAAAGAAGAAGAAATCGTCAACAAGGTCGGTGGACGCTTTAAGTTAAGCACGCTGATCCAGAAGCGGTTGGTTCAGCTAAACCAAGGCAGCCGAGCCTTGGTGAACGTCGACACGCACGACAAAATGTCGATCGTGCTGCAGGAAATCGTACAAGACAAAATCGTCTTGAACATGGACAATGAGGTGCAATCGCTCGAAGAGTTGACCGCTGCTGCCGAGGCGTCCTCCGACGGGCCTGATTTGGATGCATCGGATCTATGA
- the gmk gene encoding guanylate kinase, with protein sequence MNNRSPAGRLVIISGPSGAGKSTVVRRLLSECDLPLQLSISATTRAPRPGEQHGEDYFFLSDGEFQDRIRGGDFLEHKEVFGCGHWYGTLKEQVATGLNTGKWVILEIDVQGALAILDQQAFSPISLFLHPGTMDELERRLRDRGTESEEAITSRMETAHREMQSLHRYQYEIINESVDRAVSDICQILKDQKEKQRCSKS encoded by the coding sequence ATGAACAACAGATCCCCCGCAGGCCGATTGGTCATCATTTCCGGTCCCAGTGGAGCGGGGAAGTCGACGGTCGTGCGCCGCTTGTTGAGCGAATGCGATCTGCCGCTTCAGCTGAGCATTTCCGCAACCACGCGTGCCCCGAGGCCGGGCGAACAGCATGGTGAGGACTATTTCTTTCTCTCGGATGGCGAATTTCAAGATCGGATCCGTGGCGGCGACTTTTTGGAACACAAAGAGGTTTTCGGCTGCGGGCATTGGTACGGAACCCTGAAAGAACAGGTCGCCACTGGTCTAAATACTGGGAAATGGGTAATTTTGGAGATCGACGTTCAAGGCGCACTGGCCATACTGGACCAACAAGCGTTCAGCCCCATTTCGCTATTCCTTCACCCTGGGACCATGGATGAATTGGAACGGCGGCTTCGGGATCGAGGTACCGAATCGGAGGAAGCCATCACATCGCGAATGGAAACGGCACATCGTGAAATGCAGTCCCTGCATCGCTACCAATACGAAATCATCAACGAGTCGGTCGATCGCGCCGTCTCGGATATCTGCCAAATTTTGAAAGACCAAAAGGAAAAACAAAGATGCTCGAAGAGCTAA
- a CDS encoding YicC family protein, translating to MNPNTFHQIRSMTGQGHASQPSDLGTIFVEVRTVNNRGFKCILRSLDSLSAFESRIESLARSLIHRGSVSLSISWKRPPADTVPQIDQEVLQGYLRQLQQSRESIARSDLAGPGDGSNVTIDLAQLALLPGVIIQSQSDQRDNKTLWKVIEQTIMAAIENLNAMRAQEGSHMAETLRSECETIGKHVEQIAELAPRCVEAYQRRLETKVQRLLAKHEVEVSKIDLLREVQIYADRSDFSEEITRLGSHLRMSQSVLDGSGGENGAEPTGRKLEFIVQEMLRETNTIGSKASDTEISAHVVEIKCAIERIRELVQNLE from the coding sequence ATGAATCCCAATACGTTCCATCAAATCCGCAGCATGACCGGACAAGGCCATGCTTCGCAGCCATCGGATCTGGGGACGATCTTCGTCGAGGTCCGGACGGTGAATAACCGTGGGTTTAAGTGCATCCTGCGTTCGCTCGATTCGCTCTCGGCGTTCGAAAGTCGGATCGAGTCGCTTGCGCGTTCCTTGATCCATCGCGGCAGCGTCAGTTTGTCGATCTCATGGAAACGGCCGCCGGCCGATACGGTCCCCCAAATTGATCAAGAGGTGTTGCAGGGCTACCTGAGACAACTGCAGCAATCTCGTGAATCCATCGCACGCTCCGACCTTGCGGGACCGGGAGACGGCAGCAACGTGACGATTGACTTGGCCCAACTCGCGCTGCTTCCGGGGGTGATCATCCAGTCGCAAAGCGACCAACGGGATAACAAAACGCTTTGGAAAGTGATCGAACAAACGATCATGGCCGCGATCGAGAATCTGAATGCGATGCGAGCGCAGGAAGGTTCACACATGGCCGAAACGCTACGCAGCGAGTGCGAAACAATCGGAAAGCATGTCGAACAGATCGCCGAACTTGCTCCCCGCTGTGTCGAAGCCTACCAGAGGCGTTTGGAGACGAAGGTACAGCGTTTACTTGCAAAACATGAAGTCGAAGTGTCCAAAATCGACTTGCTGCGAGAGGTCCAAATCTATGCCGATCGGTCCGACTTCAGTGAAGAGATCACGCGGCTTGGCAGTCATTTGCGAATGAGCCAGAGCGTCTTGGATGGCAGCGGAGGCGAAAATGGCGCCGAGCCGACGGGCCGCAAGTTGGAGTTCATCGTCCAGGAAATGCTCCGAGAAACGAACACGATCGGCAGCAAGGCGTCCGACACCGAGATCTCAGCTCACGTCGTTGAAATCAAATGCGCAATTGAACGCATCCGAGAATTGGTTCAGAATTTAGAGTAA
- the secG gene encoding preprotein translocase subunit SecG: MTNTFIIGTITGALLGWLMGFLSLFLILLVLIQRGKGGGLTGALGGPGGQSAFGSKAGDTFTVITVVVATVWAFTCAFTMWLLGTHKPTATITSSPSVESGPGDRGADDISIPPISDEDLAAPAASLDAGLSSPEGSSEGSLELTPATSEAESSRTAESTDGPESAEASDESAPEEAAPEEAAPEEAAPETGDGN; encoded by the coding sequence ATGACCAACACTTTTATCATCGGAACGATCACCGGCGCATTGCTGGGCTGGTTGATGGGTTTTCTCTCGCTTTTTCTGATTCTGTTGGTCTTGATCCAACGGGGCAAGGGAGGCGGATTGACCGGGGCTCTCGGCGGACCTGGCGGCCAAAGTGCATTCGGCAGCAAAGCGGGCGACACGTTCACGGTCATCACCGTTGTGGTCGCCACCGTCTGGGCGTTCACTTGCGCATTCACGATGTGGTTGCTCGGGACACACAAACCGACCGCGACCATCACGAGTTCCCCGTCAGTTGAATCGGGGCCTGGTGATCGTGGTGCCGACGACATTTCCATTCCACCGATCAGCGACGAAGACTTGGCAGCGCCAGCAGCCAGCTTGGATGCGGGACTGAGCAGCCCGGAAGGGTCAAGCGAAGGTTCGCTCGAACTGACACCGGCAACCTCCGAAGCGGAATCGTCGCGAACAGCCGAATCCACCGATGGACCGGAATCGGCGGAAGCCAGCGACGAATCGGCCCCGGAAGAAGCGGCCCCGGAAGAAGCGGCCCCGGAAGAAGCGGCCCCGGAAACCGGAGACGGCAATTAG
- the tpiA gene encoding triose-phosphate isomerase: MTRQTVIAGNWKMNMRCDSAVALAKGVVAAVGDHPSVQVVLCPPSVYLTEVNDAVAGTPVELGAQNLYADGDGAFTGEVNAAMLTDVGCHYVILGHSERRTLMGETDSDVSKKLHAALAGHLVPIVCVGESLEQREANETEKVIERQINGSLAGLDEVRAAGIVIAYEPIWAIGTGRTASPEQAEEVHAFIRKELGKMFGEDVAAQIRIQYGGSVKPGNAKELLSQPNIDGALVGGASLKVEDFAGIIAAG, translated from the coding sequence TTGACTCGCCAAACTGTGATTGCTGGAAACTGGAAAATGAACATGCGGTGCGACAGTGCCGTCGCGCTGGCAAAAGGGGTCGTCGCTGCCGTGGGCGACCATCCGTCGGTCCAAGTGGTTCTGTGCCCGCCGTCGGTCTATTTAACCGAAGTCAATGATGCTGTGGCGGGAACGCCCGTTGAATTGGGTGCCCAAAACCTCTATGCCGATGGCGACGGCGCCTTCACGGGTGAGGTCAACGCCGCGATGTTAACCGATGTGGGTTGCCACTACGTGATTTTGGGCCACAGCGAACGCCGTACGTTGATGGGCGAAACCGATTCGGACGTCAGCAAGAAGTTGCATGCCGCGCTCGCCGGTCACTTGGTTCCCATCGTCTGTGTCGGCGAATCGCTCGAACAGCGAGAAGCGAACGAAACCGAGAAAGTGATTGAGCGACAAATCAACGGATCGCTCGCTGGTCTTGACGAAGTTCGTGCTGCGGGCATCGTGATCGCCTACGAGCCGATTTGGGCGATTGGCACGGGAAGAACCGCCTCACCCGAGCAAGCCGAGGAAGTTCATGCTTTCATCCGCAAAGAACTCGGCAAGATGTTTGGCGAAGATGTCGCCGCTCAAATCCGGATTCAATACGGTGGCAGTGTCAAACCCGGCAATGCAAAAGAATTGCTCAGCCAACCGAATATCGACGGCGCACTCGTCGGCGGTGCCAGTCTGAAGGTCGAGGATTTTGCCGGAATCATTGCCGCTGGCTAA
- a CDS encoding class I SAM-dependent methyltransferase, whose product MGKYDIEYFRCCECRFIQTEQPYWLDEAYQDAIIPTDVGLVRRNQTFSKITSLTLRYLHPTASRCVDYGGGYGMFTRMMRDLGHDFVHLDPYCQNLFAKGFEADAEQQHYDFLTAFEVWEHMADPQVEIAKMDQLADHWLISTVAQPDSAPRPGEWWYYATEGGQHVALWSEKALQTIAQQYGRQLVSARGGLHLFSRSPVSPFLANQLLRGRAMGILQRMRRRKSLLQNDYQVALEATSAKQSLATVSPTLSIPTRNESLDAAVAFITFNRPTETAQSFQSIREARPSKLFLISDAARPNAPGEAEKVEASRRIAENVDWDCEVVRIYASENLGCGRRVSSGITEAFEHVDRLIILEDDCIPDPTFFSYCKSLLDRYQDDTRVTGISGNNFQQGHARGSASYYFSRYLHCWGWATWRRAWQNYDLSISKWPALRESGFLESVFPTTKERKHWTQLLDSVHEKKIDTWDFQWLLHCWSLGGLNAHPNENLVTNIGFGPNATHTTKGTPYANMKRSSLAEITHCDDVVQDTDADKFSFEHIFNDESRKKRRPFWKRFRLDYQSNPVPHSRAA is encoded by the coding sequence ATGGGAAAATACGACATCGAGTATTTTCGCTGCTGTGAGTGCCGGTTCATCCAAACGGAACAACCCTACTGGCTCGACGAAGCCTACCAAGACGCGATCATTCCTACGGATGTCGGCTTAGTCCGCCGCAATCAGACGTTTTCGAAGATCACTTCGCTGACCCTTCGCTATCTGCATCCCACTGCATCGCGCTGTGTCGATTACGGTGGTGGCTATGGCATGTTCACTCGAATGATGCGAGACCTCGGACACGACTTCGTTCACCTCGATCCCTATTGCCAAAACCTGTTTGCCAAAGGATTTGAGGCCGATGCCGAACAGCAGCACTATGATTTCTTGACGGCGTTTGAAGTCTGGGAGCATATGGCGGATCCCCAAGTCGAAATCGCCAAGATGGACCAACTGGCTGACCATTGGTTGATCTCGACCGTCGCCCAACCCGATTCCGCACCTCGGCCGGGCGAGTGGTGGTACTACGCGACCGAAGGTGGTCAACATGTAGCGCTCTGGTCTGAAAAAGCACTTCAAACAATCGCTCAGCAGTACGGTCGGCAACTCGTTTCGGCTCGTGGCGGACTGCACCTGTTCAGCCGAAGTCCGGTCAGCCCGTTCTTAGCGAACCAACTGCTTCGCGGCCGTGCCATGGGCATCTTGCAACGAATGCGACGGCGAAAGTCGCTGTTGCAAAACGACTACCAGGTTGCCTTGGAAGCAACCAGTGCCAAACAGAGTTTGGCAACCGTCTCGCCGACTTTGTCCATTCCAACACGGAACGAATCGCTTGATGCGGCCGTGGCGTTCATCACGTTCAACCGCCCAACGGAAACGGCTCAGTCCTTTCAATCGATCCGCGAGGCACGGCCCAGCAAACTGTTCTTGATCAGCGATGCCGCCCGACCCAACGCTCCGGGTGAAGCCGAAAAGGTCGAAGCTTCGCGCCGGATCGCCGAAAACGTTGACTGGGACTGCGAAGTCGTTCGCATCTATGCCAGCGAAAACCTGGGCTGTGGTCGACGAGTCAGCTCTGGGATCACCGAAGCCTTTGAGCATGTCGATCGCTTGATCATCCTCGAAGACGACTGCATCCCCGATCCGACCTTCTTTTCCTATTGCAAATCCCTGCTTGATCGCTACCAAGACGACACGCGAGTCACGGGGATTAGCGGAAACAATTTCCAACAGGGCCATGCTCGTGGGTCGGCAAGCTATTATTTCTCGCGGTACCTGCACTGCTGGGGCTGGGCAACGTGGCGCCGAGCATGGCAAAACTACGATCTATCGATTTCCAAGTGGCCGGCCCTTCGGGAATCGGGATTCCTTGAATCCGTCTTTCCAACGACGAAAGAACGGAAGCACTGGACTCAACTGCTTGATTCGGTTCACGAAAAAAAGATCGACACATGGGATTTCCAGTGGCTTCTTCATTGCTGGTCACTCGGTGGTCTGAACGCTCACCCCAACGAAAATCTGGTGACCAATATTGGCTTTGGTCCCAATGCAACACACACCACCAAAGGCACCCCGTACGCAAACATGAAGCGATCATCCTTGGCCGAAATCACCCACTGTGACGATGTCGTTCAAGACACCGATGCTGACAAATTTTCGTTTGAGCATATCTTTAACGACGAGTCGAGAAAAAAGAGACGACCATTTTGGAAGCGTTTTCGGCTCGATTACCAATCGAATCCCGTTCCGCATTCGCGCGCCGCGTAG
- a CDS encoding glycosyltransferase family 61 protein, whose translation MQTRYSQEAPPELCPRTSIRTHPKNLIAEDLHVFKSCLAYDMPAATVRVLHSVEAHGRGPLRQNSEYLVESFVCEDHAFTWRRRRGHWRAALERRLQRRSHLSDPVIWITDNWSCGYYHWICDALPRLQLASRAYDLSRLTLLLPYKYRRHAYMVESLKPFGLGGVRFLKRFERIECDEMVFPSHLAVTGNHEESIIWELRDRILQFMQSNAVDHSSAATPVAIGGDRVYLSRRLAGKRRIQNESEVLSVLRNHGFVEFVAEQYDWETQVRVASNADVLVASHGGGLANIMVMKPGSQVLEMRDAIGPIPNCFFNLASAAGLNYYYMLCQRADMKKDAHWADIVVDLKKLDQTIDQMTVGSEVDASKPRRIA comes from the coding sequence ATGCAAACTCGGTATTCCCAAGAGGCACCGCCAGAACTGTGTCCACGAACATCGATACGGACACATCCTAAAAACCTAATCGCCGAAGATTTGCACGTTTTTAAGTCTTGCCTTGCTTACGACATGCCTGCGGCAACCGTGCGGGTACTGCATTCGGTCGAGGCACACGGTCGTGGCCCACTTCGTCAAAACAGCGAATACTTGGTCGAATCGTTCGTTTGCGAGGATCATGCATTCACGTGGCGTCGACGACGCGGGCATTGGCGAGCGGCACTGGAACGTCGGTTGCAAAGGAGAAGTCACCTTTCGGATCCTGTGATTTGGATCACTGACAATTGGAGTTGTGGGTACTATCACTGGATTTGCGATGCTCTGCCGAGATTGCAACTTGCGTCGCGAGCGTACGACCTTTCGAGGCTAACGCTGTTGCTTCCTTACAAATATCGACGTCACGCGTACATGGTGGAAAGTTTAAAGCCGTTCGGACTGGGGGGGGTTCGCTTCTTGAAGCGTTTTGAAAGAATCGAATGTGACGAAATGGTTTTTCCGTCACACCTCGCTGTCACCGGGAATCACGAAGAGTCGATCATTTGGGAATTGCGAGACCGAATTCTGCAATTTATGCAATCCAACGCAGTGGACCATTCAAGTGCGGCGACTCCAGTGGCAATCGGTGGTGACCGCGTTTACTTGTCACGGAGACTGGCTGGCAAGCGAAGAATTCAGAACGAAAGCGAAGTGTTGTCGGTTCTCAGGAATCATGGATTCGTCGAGTTCGTAGCGGAACAGTATGACTGGGAGACTCAGGTGCGAGTGGCCTCGAACGCAGATGTGTTGGTTGCCAGTCACGGAGGCGGGCTGGCGAATATCATGGTGATGAAACCCGGAAGCCAGGTTCTTGAAATGCGAGATGCGATTGGCCCCATCCCCAATTGCTTCTTCAATCTTGCTTCTGCGGCAGGACTGAACTACTACTACATGTTGTGCCAACGCGCCGACATGAAAAAGGACGCGCACTGGGCCGATATCGTTGTCGATTTAAAAAAGCTGGATCAAACAATTGACCAAATGACAGTGGGCTCCGAGGTGGACGCCAGCAAACCGCGTCGTATTGCTTAG
- a CDS encoding FkbM family methyltransferase: MDMNEEQKVGTIRRWVGAFRKPLAGQRNAFAQEGEDLVLESFLFRQATGYYVDVGAHHPTQYSNTYFFYLKGWRGINIDAAPTAMEAFKRLRPRDTNLTAAVGRPGEERDMVIFAEGAVTTLSPEFANRVSQEMGCETLGTQKVNPQSLASILDQHLPDNQAISFLTVDVEGLDLEVLQSNDWTRYRPTLVLAEHHGASLDNTTIQEAIESPVAAYLGEQEYELVAKTARTIFFRDRLGIS, from the coding sequence ATGGACATGAACGAGGAGCAAAAAGTGGGAACGATTCGGCGATGGGTTGGTGCGTTTAGAAAACCACTGGCAGGACAACGAAATGCGTTCGCGCAAGAAGGCGAAGACCTAGTTTTAGAGAGTTTCCTCTTTCGGCAAGCAACGGGATACTATGTCGATGTCGGAGCGCATCACCCTACTCAGTATTCAAATACCTACTTTTTCTATCTCAAAGGTTGGCGAGGAATAAACATCGACGCCGCCCCGACAGCGATGGAGGCATTTAAGCGGCTTCGACCACGGGACACCAACCTAACCGCTGCCGTCGGCCGTCCGGGCGAAGAACGCGACATGGTTATCTTTGCCGAGGGCGCCGTAACGACCCTTTCGCCTGAATTCGCGAACCGCGTTTCACAGGAAATGGGCTGCGAGACTTTGGGCACCCAAAAAGTTAATCCTCAATCACTCGCCTCAATCTTGGATCAACACCTTCCGGACAATCAGGCAATTTCATTCTTGACGGTTGACGTCGAAGGACTCGATTTAGAAGTGCTTCAGAGCAATGATTGGACGCGTTATCGGCCAACACTGGTTTTGGCCGAGCATCATGGCGCTAGTCTGGACAACACGACGATCCAAGAGGCAATCGAATCACCTGTCGCCGCATATCTAGGTGAGCAGGAATATGAATTGGTCGCAAAGACCGCGAGGACCATTTTCTTTCGTGATCGATTGGGCATATCGTGA
- a CDS encoding exostosin domain-containing protein codes for MKIFFPEPGEVEQYVHNQVGPHMSVHARFYDRLRVFLHQEYQTSDPDEADYVFLPINLILFQFCNLQNVVWENTLPDPGPTIERTAQRFPGKRLLLFGSGDFGQRKRSVWESKASNRAYPNLYEGLDERITLIAFESTDDLLPCDIGAIPYVTQTAPAKMPLLHALFRRRVDPPDRDLLYSFAGTLAYQELPRDHVRGGKLLDIAGRGPDWFVGTAKDARKRYGKVAGSDIGMLRRSTFTLCPAGFGRWSFRLFQAPVFGSIPVLLADGYRLPFAGQIPWQNFSIVLAESNLADISGILREIPDERIEELQAGMKANRHHFFEQGAHQLIANRLASMSLDSQGKAAMRAS; via the coding sequence GTGAAAATCTTCTTTCCCGAGCCTGGCGAGGTTGAACAGTATGTGCATAACCAGGTCGGGCCCCACATGTCCGTTCATGCCCGGTTCTACGATCGGTTAAGGGTGTTCCTTCATCAGGAATATCAGACATCCGATCCTGACGAGGCAGACTATGTTTTTTTACCCATCAATCTCATTCTGTTTCAGTTCTGTAACCTGCAAAATGTTGTCTGGGAAAACACGCTGCCCGATCCTGGCCCAACCATCGAACGTACGGCCCAACGGTTTCCTGGCAAGCGTTTGTTGTTATTTGGCTCAGGTGATTTTGGGCAGCGAAAACGTAGCGTCTGGGAGTCGAAAGCATCCAATCGAGCATACCCAAACCTCTATGAAGGGTTGGACGAGCGAATCACGTTAATCGCTTTCGAGTCGACCGACGACCTTTTGCCATGCGACATCGGTGCGATCCCCTATGTGACGCAAACTGCCCCTGCGAAAATGCCGTTACTACACGCTCTGTTTCGGCGTCGAGTTGATCCGCCTGATCGAGATCTACTCTATTCCTTTGCTGGAACGCTTGCCTATCAGGAACTTCCGAGGGACCACGTTCGAGGAGGGAAACTGCTTGACATCGCTGGCCGAGGACCTGACTGGTTCGTCGGCACGGCGAAGGATGCGAGGAAACGCTACGGCAAAGTAGCGGGCTCTGACATTGGAATGCTGCGTCGGTCGACCTTTACACTCTGCCCGGCAGGCTTCGGGAGATGGTCGTTTCGACTATTTCAGGCCCCCGTGTTCGGTTCCATCCCCGTGCTCCTTGCTGACGGCTACCGATTACCATTCGCGGGCCAAATCCCGTGGCAAAATTTTTCGATCGTGCTTGCCGAGAGTAACCTCGCTGATATCAGCGGGATACTGCGAGAGATCCCCGACGAAAGGATTGAGGAGTTGCAAGCAGGAATGAAGGCGAATCGCCACCATTTCTTTGAGCAAGGAGCTCACCAGTTGATCGCTAATCGGCTTGCGTCGATGTCGCTTGACTCGCAAGGCAAGGCCGCAATGCGGGCAAGTTAG